The following proteins are encoded in a genomic region of Necator americanus strain Aroian chromosome II, whole genome shotgun sequence:
- a CDS encoding hypothetical protein (NECATOR_CHRII.G6967.T1): MQTTHHTNDRVLIFTLINKVFAEEILRGVEENACIRTQLANLHCSYSHQKFRIVQQFTRCNNGFGTRVDQYEELRRPARHQ; the protein is encoded by the exons ATGCA GACTACACACCACACGAACGATCGTGTCCTCATTTTCACGTTGATCAATAAAGT GTTTGCAGAAGAGAT TCTGAGGGGAGTGGAAGAGAATGCCTGTATCCGAACACAGCTGGCAAATCTGCATTGTTCTTATTCTCATCAGAAGTTCCGAATAGTCCAG CAGTTCACTAGGTGTAACAATG gttttggaacgcgtgttgaccAATACGAGGAATTGCGGAGACCAGCCCgtcatcaa tag